Sequence from the Clostridium butyricum genome:
TTTACTCCCTTAGGTCCTGAGAAAATAGAGCCTTTCTTTAATTTTCTATTGAAATTTATCGAAACATTGAACGAAGAGTTATTGATACGCTCTAAAACAGTTCCTTTACTTAAAGCTTTAGCTTGAGATGTTACATCCTTTGGAGTATAAGAATCCATTTGGATAACAGTATCTGCAATATCAAAGTAGTCACCAGAACTTCCAACAACTAATATTGTAGAAATGCCGAGTTTATCATAAAGTGATTTAACTATTTCAATAAATGGAGTTATAGGTTCCTTTTCTCTACTTACAAGCTTCTGCATTATATTATCACGAATCATGAAATTTGTAGCTGAAGTATCTTCATCAATTAAAAAGACTTTAGTATCGGATTCAATACCCTCAATTATATTTGCAGCCTGTGAAGTACTTCCACTTGCATTATCCGTACTGAATTTTTTTGTATCTTTTCCATTAGGAAGGTTATTTATAAATAGAGATATATCAGTATTAGTTATAAATCGTCCATCTTCTGCCCTTACTTTAAGGGCACTTTCATCAGTTATAACATACTCACGTCCATCACCTTCGATATGATTGTATACTCCAAGTTCCAAAGCCTTTAAAACTGTAGATTTACCATGATATCCACCACCTACAAATAATGTTATTCCTTTTTTAATACCCATACCTTTTAGTTTGCCTTTAAATGGTAAATTTATTTCAATTTCCATAGATTTCGGAGAACTGAATTTTAGACCATTTTTTAATGGTTTTGTAGAAATCCCGCTTTCACGAGGAAGTATAGAACCATTTGCGATAAAAGCAACTAAATTATTCTCTTTAAGATATTTTCTTATGTAACTTTGATCTTCACTTAATTCTATTCTATTTTTAATAGAAGATTTATTAAGATTATCATAAATAAGAGTGTTATCTATTATTTGAGGTAAAAATTCAAAAAGAATTTTTTCTAATTCTCTAGATAAAACAGTTCTTCCTCTTGCAGGAAAACCTACTTCAAATCTGACTTGAACCTCATTGGAAGATATTATTATAGCGGTTCTTTGAAGAATTTCCTGATCACATTTACTTATGCTTATAAGTCCGCTTTTTCCTGAACCAAACACTTTAGAAGAAAATTTATTAATGTTTGAATAAAATAACCTTGTAAGATAATCTTCTAAAGCAATTTTTTTATAATCAGTATCAAAAAGTTCAACAGGAAATTTAGCTGTTTCTTGATTCATTATTATTTGTATTTTTGATGGTGAGGCAAAAGGATCACCTTGAACATGATCTATACTTAAAATGTAATTTTTAAAATTATATTTATCAGCTAATGATTTATATGAACCATAGCTTTTTCCATCAATAGAAGAAAGCAATTTTTTTAAATCTAATGAATTTTTCATTGCTATTTTCCTCCCTTAAGCTCACTAAAACATTCATCAATTATTTTTTCACTCATTCGTCTATAAAGATTACTCATACTTACAAATGCACATACTAAAAGAAATTTTTCTTCAAAGTCACCTAGTTTTTCATCTTTATTTTTGATAAGTTCATTTACATGATTTGAAATATTTGTAGATGAAATATCGAAGTTTTCTAGATTTGAATCATAAATTTTTAAAAATGATTCATAAATATCATAAAGAGGATAATCTTCATCTTTAGAAAATGATTCTATTATAGGATCAAACATGGTTTTTATATCTGTTAATGATAACGCTCCTTTTAAGTTGTAAATAAGTCCAATAAGAATCATATGTTCTTTTGTATACTTTTTATTTTTAATTTTCATTAGAAGATTACCTTTAGCATAATTGTTAATCATAGTTTTAGTAAGAATTTTATCATCTTCATTTCTTTTTGTGTAATTTAATTTACTTTCAAAAAGCTGTATTACTTGATCCATATAAAGATCAATTTCAGGAAAATCATCTAAATTAATATTAGTAGAAGATTTTTGAGAATTTATATAATTGTCAATATCAAAGTTGTTCATAAAATTTCACTCCCTACATAGTAATTAAAACTACGTGTTGTATTATAAATATAATATTAATAGAAAATAAGAGATAATTCAAGCATTCTTAGGAGAAAATAAATATATACTAAAAAAATAAATAAAAATCAGTCTTGCCATATAGATGTTTATATGAAATAATTTCTATAATGGTAAAAGGTAGTTTTTAAAACTACGTGGGATAATTTAGGAGGAATAAGAATGGAGAAATATTTAAGAGAACCTGTTAATGGATTAACTCATTTGATTGGAGCAGTATTATCATTTATAGCATTAATTGCGATGATTACAAAATCATATTTAAGAGGAAGTTCACTTGTTACTTTTTATTCGGTGTTATTTTTTGGAGTAAGTATGATTTTACTGTATAGTGCATCAAGTATATATCATTCAGTAATAAGTAGTGAAAAAGTAATAAAAGTACTAAAGAGATTGGATCATTCAATGATATTCATATTAATAGCAGGATCATATGCTCCGTTCTGTTTAGTAGCATTAAGTGGGAATGTAGGATTCAATTTATTTTTAGCAGTAACAATATGTGCAGTAGTTGGAATTGGGTTCAAGTTATTATGGATAACATGCCCTAAATGGTTAAGCAGTACTATGTACATAGGAATAGGCTGGTTTGCTATTTTTGCAATTTATCCAATGTCAAAGGTTTTACCTGCAATAGCTTTATTTTGGTTAGTATTAGGTGGAATTATGTACACTATAGGTGGAGTAATTTATGCATTTAAAAATGAAAAGATAAGAATAGGTGCTTTTGGAAATCATGAAATATTTCACTTATTCATAATGGTTGGTACTTTGTGTCATTTTATATGTGTGTTCTTCTATATTATATAAAAAGTGAATTTGATATAAGTATAATAAAAAGGTCTGTTGTATTTTTTGCAACAGACCTTTTCTTTAAAATATTAAATTAGCGCAAAGAACAATTATAGGTAAACTAACAAGTGTTCTTTCTAAGAAGATTAATATTAAATCTGTGAATTTAACAGGTATTTTTGAACCAAGTAAAAGTCCTCCAATCTCAGACATATAAATAAGCTGAGTGACAGATATACATGCAACTATAAATCTTGTCATTTCATTTGATATTGTTGAAGCTAGAACTGATGGTATAAACATATCAGCAAAACCAACAACAAGTGTTTGAGAAGCAGCAGCGGCTTCTGGGACACCTAATAAATTAAGAAGAGGAATAAATGGTGTACCTAATACCTCAAAGAATGGTGTATATTCAGCTATTATTAATGCTATACCGCCCATAGCCATTACTATAGGTAAAACACCAAGCCACATATCTATAACATTTCGTATTCCATCAGCAAAAAAGCCTTTTATACTTGAATTATCTTCTGCTTTTTCAAGTGCTTTTTCAAGGCCATATGTAAATGCAGTATATCCAGAAGGAATATTATCCATATCCTTTTTTGGCGCCGATCCATCAATATATGTATTAGATTTTCTTGATAAAGGTGGAATTCTTGGAACTATTATGGCTGCAACTATTCCAGTAAGTGTAACAGTTAAGTAAAATGGAACAAACATATGACTAAGTCCTACTTGAGTAATAACCATTAAACTAAAAGTTATTGAAACAGCAGAAAATGATGTTCCTATAATTGAAGCTTCTTTTTTTGTATAGAAACCATCTTCGAACTGTTTACTTGTTAAAAGAATTCCGATGGTACCATCTCCAAGCCAAGAGGTAATACAGTCAATGGATGATCTTCCAGGAAGTTTGAATATTGGTCTCATTACTTTTGTTAGTAAAGCTCCAACAAATTCTAATAATCCATGGTTAAGTAATAATGGTAAAAATAAACCAGCAAAGAAGAATACAGAGACTAATAGAGGTAAAAGGCTGAATAAAACCATTCCTCCTGTTGAATCAGACCATATAAACTCAGGTGCTAATTTAAAGTATGTAAGTATTGATAAGATCATTCCAATTATTCTTCCAGTCATCCATATTGGAGTAACATTGAATAATGAATTTAAGATTTTGTTATCAGTTTTGTAAAATTTAATCACTATACTTCCTATAGCCGAAATAGAAATTAGAATTGTGACAATCAATGGAAGAAAGTCATTAAAAAGTTCTACTAACTTATTCGATAAAAATGCAATTGGAATAGTGAATTGTCCTTCGATTTTAAATGGTGTCATAAATAATAGAACTCCAATTAAAGAAGGAATAATAAACTTTAATAAGGAAGATATTCTATAATTACATTTTGAATTATTATTCATTTTTATCACCTTTTTCTTTATAAATATACAATAAGTACTATTCTAATATATAAAAACAAAAAAAGATAGTATTATTTTATAGTAATTTTAAGTATTTATACAAAAATATTAAAAACGAAAGAATGATGTTTATTATTGTGTATTTAATCTAAATAAATAATTAGACTGTAGTCTATATTGATAACCTATATGGGCTATAGTAAGATAAAATATAGAAGTAAATAAATAATATTGAGGAGATGTAGCTATAATGGGCTTTCGTGAAAATTTAAAAAATGCAAAAAGAATAGTTGTAAAGGTAGGAACATCAACATTAACTTATGATAATGGAAATATTAATTTGTGTAGAATAGAGAAATTAACACGAGTTATTTCAGATATTGTTAATTCAGGCAAAGAAGTTGCGCTTGTATCATCAGGTGCCATTGGTGTTGGTGTTAATAAATTAAAATTAAAAGAAAAGCCCGTAACTATAAGAGAAAAACAAGCAGTTGCAGCAGTAGGACAATGTGAGCTTATGCATATATATAGTAAATTTTTTAGTGAATATAGTCATACTGTAGGACAAGTGTTGCTTACAAGAGATGTAATAGAAGATGATCATATAAGAGAAAATGTAATAAATACGTTTGAAACATTATTAGAAAACAAGATAGTTCCAATTGTAAATGAAAATGATACAGTATCAATAGATGAGATAGAGAATATAGTTAGATTTGGAGATAATGATAATCTTTCTGCAATAGTTTCGGTGTTGACTAATGCAGATTTATTAATCATATTATCAGATATAGATGGATTTTATGATAGTGATCCAAGAAACAATGAAAGTGCACAACTTTTATCACAAATAGAAAAGATAACACATGAATTAGAAGAGTGTGCAGGCGGAGCTGGTTCAAAACTAGGTACAGGCGGTATGGTTACAAAGCTTACGGCTGCAAAAACAGCTATAGAGGCTGGTGTAGATATGATTTTAGCTAATGGAAATGAACCTGATATTATAAGGGATATATTAGACGGAAAAGAAATAGGAACATTATTTGTTGGGAAATCAAATTAATGGTATAAAGTAGTTTTAAGAATTTTAAATTACATATAAATCTTTGATTTAAATCTGTAGAATAATAAGGATTTATTTAATTATAAATAGATAGGGGTGTATAAAATGAGTATATTAGAAACAATGGGAAAAAAGGCAAAAGAAGCTTCGTATGAGTTAGGAGCAGCATCTACGAAAGAAAAAGATAAGGCATTATTGGCTATGGCTCAAGAATTGATTGAGAATACAAATGAAATACTTGAAGCTAATAGGATTGACTTAAAAAATGCAGAAATTAAAGGGACACCAAAGGCTATGTTAGATAGACTAGCTTTAGATAAGAATAGAATAAAAGCAATGGCCGAGGGTCTAAAAGAGGTCGTAAATTTACAAGATCCGGTTGGAGAAGTGGTTTCTATGTGGCAGAGACCAAATGGATTACAAATAGGTCAAAAGAGAGTTCCTATGGGAGTTATAGGAATAATTTATGAATCTAGACCAAATGTAACATGTGATGCAGCAGGATTATGTTTGAAGACTGGAAACGCATCAATATTAAGAGGTGGAAGTGATGCTATTAACTCAAATAAGGCTATAATGGTAGCTTTAACTAAGGGTATTGAAAGAGCTGGTCTTCCAAAGGAATGTGTTCAGTTAATAGAAGATACAAGCAGAGAAGTTGCTACTGAAATGATGAAATTAAATGAATATATAGATGTGCTTATCCCAAGAGGTGGAGCAGGGTTAATACAATCTGTAGTTAAAAATGCTACAGTTCCAGTAATAGAAACAGGTACTGGAAATTGTCACATATATGTTGATGAATCTTGTGATTTTGATATGGCAGTTAAAATCGCTGTAAATGCAAAGGCATCAAGACCATCAGTATGTAATGCTGCAGAAAAATTATTAGTTAATGAAAAGATAGCTAAGGATTTTCTGCCAATAGCAGTTAAGGTCTTAAGAGAAAATGGAGTTGTACTTAGAGGTGATGAAGCATCACAAGCTATTATTAATGATATTGAAAAGGCTAATGAGGAAGACTGGAGCAAAGAATATTTAGATTATATTATGGCTGTTAAAATAGTAAAAGACGTTGATGAAGCTATTAATCATATAAATAAATATGGAACTGGTCATTCAGAAGCAATAATTACTGAAAGCTATAAAAACTCTCAAAAGTTTTTACAAAGAGTTGATGCAGCAGCAGTTTATGTAAATGCATCTACAAGATTTACTGATGGTAGTGAATTTGGTTTTGGAGCTGAAATTGGAATAAGTACTCAAAAGCTTCATGCAAGAGGACCTATGGGCTTAAAAGAACTTACAACTATAAAATATATTATTTATGGTAATGGACAAATAAGATAAGAATTTATAGATAGTTAAAATACATGTTATTATCTATACAGCTAAAGGGTTATACTTTATTGTAATAATCCTTTAGTTTTTAGTTTATAAAAACCAATATAATAAAGTTAAATATAATAGAAAAATTTAGATATAAACACATTTAACAGTAGTAAAATTTATAGTATAATTATTATGAAAACGTATCAAAAATCGAAAAAAGGGGGCTGACTTAATGAAAATAGCATTAATAGCACATGATAAAAAGAAACCTATAATGATAGAATTTGCTAAAAAAAATAGAGAAATATTATCAAAATATGAATTAATAGCAACAGGAGAGACAGGAAGGCTTGTTTCTGAAGCAACAGGACTTGAGGTTAAGCAATATTTAGGAGGACCATATGGTGGAGACCAACAAATAGGAAGTCGTATAGCTGAAAATAAAGTTGGATTAGTAGTATTCTTTAGAGATCCACTTACAGCACAACCACATGAACCAGATGTTTCCGCATTACTTAGAGTTTGTGATGTACATAATGTTCCAGTTGTAACGAATCTTGCATCTGCTGAATTAGTAATAAAAGAATTTTAAATTATATTTTTATATAAAAATATAATTTAACCAAACTAAAAAAAGTGCTTATGTTTATCATAGGCACTTTTTTAGAAAACAGTAGTGTCATCAGAATAAATTAGGTCAGCTCAGAATGGAACTACTGTAACTGCCTAAAAATTCTGAATATTTGTGTAATTAAATAATAACACATTTTAATAAAAAAAACAATTAGTAATACGATATTTGTTAAAATATTTATTTTTTATTAAAAATAATATCAAATATTAAATAAAAAAATATTAAATTAAAAGGGAGAAATTTATTATGTTTAATTTTAAAAATAATATAACAGAGCAAGTTGTTAATGATATTGCATTATTAAAAAATGTTAATGAAAAATTTAAGATAGATAATAAAACACTAGAAAAGATAAAATCTATAAATTTCAGAATAAACACAGGAAAAACTACTTTTGAAGAGATAACAAGATTAGTACTAAATTCTGTTATTCAATTAAGTAGTTTAGATTTACAATTAAAAGATAAAGAAGAAATTATAACTAAAATATCAGATAATTTAGTAAATATGATTAATGAAATTTCAAATGTTTCTGAAATTACTACTCATACCTCAGAAGAAGTTACAGCAGCGCATAGTAGTATGACAGACAATATAACTGCATTATCACATAATACTTCTAATTTATTAGAGTCAGCAAAAACAAGTGAAAGAAATTTACTTGAGATAAAGAAGTTTTCTGAAGAAGCTATAAATTATTCTTCTGATATGAAAAGTGATATGAATAATCTTACAAATGTAATTCAAAATATACAAAATGTTATTTTAGATATAAATGAAATATCTGAACAAACCAATTTATTAGCACTGAATGCATCTATTGAAGCATCAAGAGCTGGAGAAAGTGGACGTGGATTTGCAATTGTAGCAGAGGAAATAAGACAACTTTCGGATGAAACAAAGAATCTTATAGGAGGAATGAATGAGTTTTTAACATCGATAAGACAAGCATCTAATACAAGTAATTTTAGTGTTGATAAGACTGTAAAATCACTAGAAAAGATAAATGAAAATCTAGATGTAATTGTAGAGACAGGTAAACAAAATAGAAGAGATATAAATAATATTACAGAAACTGTGAGTATGCTTGCTGCCAATAGTGAGGAGATAAATACATCTATAGATGAAGTTACTCAAAGCATTAAAAAACTAGATAATGATATAGATATTTTGAATGGAAGTGCAAGTGATTTAAAAGAAGTTAGTAATGGATTAAGCAATGTTATAAGTCCCGTAATTAATATGGAATCCGATTTAGATAAAGCATCTAAATTAATAGGTAATATGGTTAAAGATGTGTATTATATGACAAGTAATGATCTATTTATAGAGACGGTAAATAAAGCTATTGAAGCACATAAAGTATGGGTTAAGAATCTTAAAAACATAGTAGATACAAGGAAAATAATACCGTTACAAACTGATTCTCATAAATGTGGGTTTGGACATTTTTATTATAGTATGTTACCAAACAACAAGGAGATATTATTAATATGGAAAGGTATAGAAGAAAAACATACAATGTTACATAATATTGGAGCTGATATTATAAAAAGAATAAAATCAGGTCAAGATGTATCAAGCAATGATTACATAAAAGCAGAAAACATATCAAAAGAACTTATAAATGAGTTTAATGAAATTATACATTTATCCAATAATTTAAGCAAAAGTAATATTAATGTATATGATAAAGAATAAAATCTGTATTAAATATGAATAATTATACCATATTAATGAATAAATATGCTATAATAAGGGTAGTATAAAGTTTTTATATGTACAAAAAATATCCAATAGGGTGATTATAAAAAAATTAGTATTAAAACTATCCTTATTTATCTTGACATGGAATACGCTATCTACTAGAATGGTAGAAAGAGAAAATTTAAAATAAAGTTAAGATGCACTTTAACTTGGTCCTGTGAGGCCAAAAAGGTAGTATAACTATGATATTTAAATATTCAACGGTGAATTTCATAGCTTATTTTTTGAAGCCAAATATATAGATATATCACAGGATAGTGAAGAGAGCAGAATACTGTATCCCTTTATTATCCTTTATTTTTATATAAAAATCTTCGTAAGGTGTAGTTTTAGCAAATTATATTTTGTAGGAGGCTTGAACATGAAGGCAAAGCTTATATTAGAAAATGGTATGATTTTTGAAGGTAAAGCTTTTGGTTATCTTAAAGAAAGTGTTGGAGAAGTAGTATTTACAACTGGTATGACTGGATATCAGGAAGTATTAACAGATCCATCATATTATGGTCAAATAGTAACTATGACTTACCCGCTAATAGGAAATTATGGAATAAATCTAGAAGATATGGAATCTGACGGAATAAAAGTTAGAGGTTTTATAGTAAGAGAAAAATGTGATTTACCAAGTAATTTTAGATGCGAATTAGAATTAGAAGACTTCTTAAAGCAAGGAAAAGTAATTGGTTTAGAAGGAATAGATACAAGAGCATTAACTAAGGTTTTAAGAAACAACGGAACAATGAGAGGAATCATCGCATTAGAAGATTTAGATGATGAAACTGTAAAAGAAAAAATAGCTAATTTCTCAAATACAGAAGCTGTTAAAAAGGTTACAACTAAAGAAGCATACACTATTGATGGTAGTGGAAAACATGTTGCAATAATGGATTTTGGAATTAAAACAAACATAATAAGAAATTTCCAAAAAAGAAACTGTAAATTAACAATCTTCCCTGCAACAGCAACTGCAGAAGAAGTACTAAATGTCAATCCGGATTTGGTATTTTTATCAAATGGCCCTGGAGATCCTGAAGATTTAGATTTCGTTATAGAAAATATTAAAAAAATAGTTGGTAAAAAACCACTAGTTGGAATATGTTTAGGACATCAGTTATTAGCATTAGCACTAGGTGGAAAAACAACTAAATTAAAGTTTGGACACAGAGGATGCAATCATCCAGTAAAAGATTTAGAAGAAAATATAGTTCATATAACTTCTCAAAATCATGGATATGTTGTTGAAACATTACCAGAAAATATGGAAGTTACACATGTTAATATAAATGATGGAACAGTAGAAGGAATGAAGCACAAGGATTTACCAATATATTCGGTTCAATTCCATCCAGAGGCATCAGCAGGTCCAAAGGATAGCGAATACATATTTGATAAATTTTTAAAGTATGCACTTTAGGAGGTTAGTGAGAAATGCCATTAAATAAAGATATAAAAAAGGTTTTAGTTATAGGATCAGGTCCAATAGTTATAGGTCAGGCAGCTGAATTTGATTATTCAGGAACTCAAGCCTGCGAAGCGTTAAAGTCAGAAGGAATAGAAGTTGTACTTGTAAATTCGAATCCGGCAACTATAATGACAGATAAGGAAGTTGCAGATAAAATTTATTTAGAACCATTAACTTTAGAGTTTTTAGAAAAAGTTATAGCTAAGGAAAAACCAGACAGTTTACTTGCAGGAATGGGTGGTCAAACAGGACTTAACCTTGCTGTGGAATTATATGATGCTGGAATATTAGATAAATATAACGTAAGAGTAATTGGAACATCTATCGAATCTATTAAAGAAGGTGAAGATAGAGAATTATTCAGAAACATGATGAATAGAATTGGAGAACCAGTTATAAAGAGCGAAATCGTAACTGATTTACAAGCTGGTATAGATTTTGCTAATAAAATAGGTTACCCAGTTATAGTTAGACCTGCATATACGCTTGGAGGCTCAGGCGGAGGAATAGCTGATGATGAAGAAGAATTAAGAACAATCTTAGAGTCAGGTCTTCAATTAAGTACAATAGGTCAGGTTTTACTTGAAAAATCAGTTAAAGGTTGGAAAGAAATAGAATACGAAGTAATGAGAGATTCTTATGGAAACTGTATTACAGTATGTAATATGGAAAACATAGATCCAGTTGGTATACATACAGGAGACAGTATCGTAGTTGCGCCATCTCAAACACTTTCAGACAAAGAATATCAAATGTTAAGAACAGCATCTATCAATATTATAAATGCAGTTGGAATTGAAGGTGGATGTAATGTTCAATTCTCCTTAAATCCAAATACATTTGAATATGCAGTTATAGAAATCAATCCTAGAGTTTCAAGAAGTTCAGCCTTAGCATCAAAAGCAACAGGATACCCTATTGCAAAACTTGCAGCTAAGATTGCACTTGGATATGGATTAGATGAAATAAAGAATGCAGTTACTCAAAAAACATATGCATGCTTTGAACCAACACTAGATTACGTAGTAGTTAAGATTCCTAAATGGCCATTTGACAAATTCTTTGGAGCTGATAGACAGCTTGGAACAAAGATGATGGCTACTGGTGAAATCATGGCAATTGGAGCTAATTTTGAGCAAGCATTCTTAAAAGGTATTAGAAGTTTAGAAATTGGAAAATACTCTTTAGATCATAAGAAATTTAAAGAACATAGCATGTCTCAATTAAAAGAATTAGTTATGAAGCCAGATGATGAAAGAATCTTTGCTTTAGCAGAAATGATAAGAAGAGATTATAGAATAGATAAGATAAATAAAATCACTGGTATAGATAAGTTCTTCTTAGAAAAAATCAAATGGATTATAGATGAAGAACAAAGATTAAAATTAAGCAAAATTGAAGATTTAGATAAAGAATGGTTATATGCATTAAAGAAAAAAGGATTTTCAGATAAAGCAATAGCTGATATGTTAAAGGTTAGTCCTGATGATGTATATAGATTAAGAGACATCTGGAACATAAAACCATCATATAAGATGGTTGATACTTGTGGAGGAGAATTCGAAGCATTATCACCATACTATTACTCAACTTATGAACAATATGATGAAGTTGAAGTATCAGATAAGAAGAAAGTTATAGTTATAGGATCAGGTCCTATTAGAATAGGTCAAGGTATTGAATTTGACTATGCTTCAGTTCACTGTGTAAAGGCATTAAAGAAATTAGGAATTGAAACTATAATCGTTAATAACAATCCAGAAACAGTAAGTACAGATTTTGATGTATCTGATAAGTTATATTTTGAACCATTAACTGAAGAAGATGTTTTAAATATAATTGAAAAAGAAAGACCAGATGGAGTAATACTTCAATTTGG
This genomic interval carries:
- a CDS encoding ABC-ATPase domain-containing protein, with protein sequence MKNSLDLKKLLSSIDGKSYGSYKSLADKYNFKNYILSIDHVQGDPFASPSKIQIIMNQETAKFPVELFDTDYKKIALEDYLTRLFYSNINKFSSKVFGSGKSGLISISKCDQEILQRTAIIISSNEVQVRFEVGFPARGRTVLSRELEKILFEFLPQIIDNTLIYDNLNKSSIKNRIELSEDQSYIRKYLKENNLVAFIANGSILPRESGISTKPLKNGLKFSSPKSMEIEINLPFKGKLKGMGIKKGITLFVGGGYHGKSTVLKALELGVYNHIEGDGREYVITDESALKVRAEDGRFITNTDISLFINNLPNGKDTKKFSTDNASGSTSQAANIIEGIESDTKVFLIDEDTSATNFMIRDNIMQKLVSREKEPITPFIEIVKSLYDKLGISTILVVGSSGDYFDIADTVIQMDSYTPKDVTSQAKALSKGTVLERINNSSFNVSINFNRKLKKGSIFSGPKGVKIKSIGKDGLSINKDIIELRAVEQIVDSEQINSLGYIMKFAEDNIVNNSKTIIDVVDETLNYISKNGLISISPVKYGLGSFAMPRKQEIIACFNRYRNLKL
- a CDS encoding DUF1836 domain-containing protein, translated to MNNFDIDNYINSQKSSTNINLDDFPEIDLYMDQVIQLFESKLNYTKRNEDDKILTKTMINNYAKGNLLMKIKNKKYTKEHMILIGLIYNLKGALSLTDIKTMFDPIIESFSKDEDYPLYDIYESFLKIYDSNLENFDISSTNISNHVNELIKNKDEKLGDFEEKFLLVCAFVSMSNLYRRMSEKIIDECFSELKGGK
- the trhA gene encoding PAQR family membrane homeostasis protein TrhA, with the translated sequence MEKYLREPVNGLTHLIGAVLSFIALIAMITKSYLRGSSLVTFYSVLFFGVSMILLYSASSIYHSVISSEKVIKVLKRLDHSMIFILIAGSYAPFCLVALSGNVGFNLFLAVTICAVVGIGFKLLWITCPKWLSSTMYIGIGWFAIFAIYPMSKVLPAIALFWLVLGGIMYTIGGVIYAFKNEKIRIGAFGNHEIFHLFIMVGTLCHFICVFFYII
- a CDS encoding YjiH family protein yields the protein MNNNSKCNYRISSLLKFIIPSLIGVLLFMTPFKIEGQFTIPIAFLSNKLVELFNDFLPLIVTILISISAIGSIVIKFYKTDNKILNSLFNVTPIWMTGRIIGMILSILTYFKLAPEFIWSDSTGGMVLFSLLPLLVSVFFFAGLFLPLLLNHGLLEFVGALLTKVMRPIFKLPGRSSIDCITSWLGDGTIGILLTSKQFEDGFYTKKEASIIGTSFSAVSITFSLMVITQVGLSHMFVPFYLTVTLTGIVAAIIVPRIPPLSRKSNTYIDGSAPKKDMDNIPSGYTAFTYGLEKALEKAEDNSSIKGFFADGIRNVIDMWLGVLPIVMAMGGIALIIAEYTPFFEVLGTPFIPLLNLLGVPEAAAASQTLVVGFADMFIPSVLASTISNEMTRFIVACISVTQLIYMSEIGGLLLGSKIPVKFTDLILIFLERTLVSLPIIVLCANLIF
- the proB gene encoding glutamate 5-kinase, producing MGFRENLKNAKRIVVKVGTSTLTYDNGNINLCRIEKLTRVISDIVNSGKEVALVSSGAIGVGVNKLKLKEKPVTIREKQAVAAVGQCELMHIYSKFFSEYSHTVGQVLLTRDVIEDDHIRENVINTFETLLENKIVPIVNENDTVSIDEIENIVRFGDNDNLSAIVSVLTNADLLIILSDIDGFYDSDPRNNESAQLLSQIEKITHELEECAGGAGSKLGTGGMVTKLTAAKTAIEAGVDMILANGNEPDIIRDILDGKEIGTLFVGKSN
- a CDS encoding glutamate-5-semialdehyde dehydrogenase, whose product is MSILETMGKKAKEASYELGAASTKEKDKALLAMAQELIENTNEILEANRIDLKNAEIKGTPKAMLDRLALDKNRIKAMAEGLKEVVNLQDPVGEVVSMWQRPNGLQIGQKRVPMGVIGIIYESRPNVTCDAAGLCLKTGNASILRGGSDAINSNKAIMVALTKGIERAGLPKECVQLIEDTSREVATEMMKLNEYIDVLIPRGGAGLIQSVVKNATVPVIETGTGNCHIYVDESCDFDMAVKIAVNAKASRPSVCNAAEKLLVNEKIAKDFLPIAVKVLRENGVVLRGDEASQAIINDIEKANEEDWSKEYLDYIMAVKIVKDVDEAINHINKYGTGHSEAIITESYKNSQKFLQRVDAAAVYVNASTRFTDGSEFGFGAEIGISTQKLHARGPMGLKELTTIKYIIYGNGQIR
- the mgsA gene encoding methylglyoxal synthase, with the protein product MKIALIAHDKKKPIMIEFAKKNREILSKYELIATGETGRLVSEATGLEVKQYLGGPYGGDQQIGSRIAENKVGLVVFFRDPLTAQPHEPDVSALLRVCDVHNVPVVTNLASAELVIKEF
- a CDS encoding methyl-accepting chemotaxis protein; amino-acid sequence: MFNFKNNITEQVVNDIALLKNVNEKFKIDNKTLEKIKSINFRINTGKTTFEEITRLVLNSVIQLSSLDLQLKDKEEIITKISDNLVNMINEISNVSEITTHTSEEVTAAHSSMTDNITALSHNTSNLLESAKTSERNLLEIKKFSEEAINYSSDMKSDMNNLTNVIQNIQNVILDINEISEQTNLLALNASIEASRAGESGRGFAIVAEEIRQLSDETKNLIGGMNEFLTSIRQASNTSNFSVDKTVKSLEKINENLDVIVETGKQNRRDINNITETVSMLAANSEEINTSIDEVTQSIKKLDNDIDILNGSASDLKEVSNGLSNVISPVINMESDLDKASKLIGNMVKDVYYMTSNDLFIETVNKAIEAHKVWVKNLKNIVDTRKIIPLQTDSHKCGFGHFYYSMLPNNKEILLIWKGIEEKHTMLHNIGADIIKRIKSGQDVSSNDYIKAENISKELINEFNEIIHLSNNLSKSNINVYDKE